AACAGCAGGAGTTGATCTAGCAAAGCTAAAGAGGGGGCAATGTGATGAGCCAGCAAAATAAAGCTCTCGGTCCTCTCAGAGACTAGTTAATGATGACATGGGGTTAACACTTAGCAGAATTGATCTGATGTGAGGAGGGAGGAAAGAAGGAAAAGAGAGAGGAAATAGGGATGAGTGAGTTGCATGAAAATGCTATGAAGTAGTATGCAGGTTTGGATTAGTCTTTATAAAATAAtgtagtatattttttaattcggtttgatttagtttaatttaaaaagtttctaaataaaatcaaataaaattaaaattatttatttattaaaaatttaaattgaatcgaaccgaaaaaaaataaaactaaattatgtttttaaaattgatcgattcgatcaattatttcaatttgaaccgaatattaCTCGCTCATTTCACTCattgttttaattattaatgaaaaaaagatttatagaatttaaaaacttagaattttcattaaaaaaatagagttttcaaagtaatattttaaaaattatcaaaaatctCAAAGACTTTAACTTTCAATCCCTAAATTGATATCTCCAATTTTCTTTTTACCTTTTAgatatttccttttttctttctcataaacaatcaacaataaataaatgCTTATAAATCATAATTTAGAAACTTTATCTTTTTTAAACAGTGTAAATGAATattgattttataataataaaaaaatattaatgttttataataataacaCAGATTCAATGGCTCTTTCTTTTTaagtaataattaattgaattctttttttgaaagtaggaaaaattgcttttttatattcatatattttttttaaaatagaaattgaaaattaaaaaaataaaatatgagattttttatatttatttagatcCATTTACTATTGGATTAAATATGTGAGATCtatattcatatattattatttagctgagaataaaaaaaaaattgcttcaGCATCTTCCAGTGACCTCTCTCCATTGGTGTTGAATCGTGTGGCATCGTTGAGAAAAAATTTGCCAGCTCATGTGGTTCCGATCTCATGGATTTTCTAATTGGGCTCCAACTCacatgaaaattaataaaatctacCTATTTATATCACATGGATTCTTcgggaaaaaaaatatatcacatGGATTCAttgattcattattttttttgaaagccaCTCGGtcattattattcattattatAATAACAGCTTCAATCATTCATCGTTCACTCTGATCTGTATATAAAAGAACATCTATCTTCATCCTTACTCATCCTCTCTCCAATGGCATCACCTTGCTCGACCAAAATCCTAGATTTCTGCCAAGTTCTACCAGCCTATGACTCACCTGAGTCGGCTACCGAGTTCTCTCTCCCTCTCACCTTTTTTGACATGCTTTGGTTAAAATTGCCTCCTGTTCAACGTCTATTTTTCTACCAACTCACTGATCCATCAGCTACGCCTGCTTTCTTCAACACTGTGATCTTACCTAAACTCAAGCACTCCCTTTCTCTCACCCTCGTCCATTTTCTCCCCCTCGCCGGCCACCTCACCTGGCCACCAAACCTTCCCAAACCTTTCATCCTTTATACACCAAATGATGGTGTTCCGTTCACCGTCGCCGACTCAGATGCCGACTTCGATCGTCTTTCGAGTGATAATATCCTTAACGCTGTTGAGTTGCATCCTTATGTGCCCGAGTTACCAATATCTGATACTATGGCTTCTTTACTTGCTCTGCAAATCACCTTATTTCCAAATAAAGGTTTTAGCATTGGCTACTCTATAAACCATGCACTTCTTGATGGAAAAAGCATAATCATGTTTATGAAATACTGGGCTCACATATCTAAGCATGGTGAAAATGGGAAACAAAACTCTTCTATGTTGCTTGAAGAACTTGCTCCATTCTATGATCGAAGTGGTATCGAAGATCCGTTAGAGCTGGGGAATCTGTACTTGAGCCAGTGGGAGTCCCTAGCAGAATCTGAGCCAATGAGCAATCCTCGAAGCTTGAAGCTGTTGCCTCAACTAGGAGCAGACATTAAAAGGGTGAGATCCACATTCCATTTAACTCGTGAAGAGATAAACAAACTCAAGAACAAAGTATTGTCTCAACTTGAAAATCCAATTCCTTTGTCAACTTTTGTTGTCACCTGTGCCTATGTATTGGTTTGCATGGTAAAAGCCAGAGGAGGAGATGGAAGTAGAATGGTTTGGTTCACATTTGCAGTGGATTGCAGGAGACGTTTAGATCCTCCACTTCCGGCTAATTACTTTGGCAATTGTGTCGCCGTTCACGACGTTTCTACAGAAGCAAGAGATATTATGGAAGGGAATGGGTTCTCCAGCATTGCAAAGAGATTAAGTGGGGTTATAGAGGGATTGAAGAAGGGTCTTTTTCAAAGAGCAGCCGATATGGCACCAAGATTAAAAAATGCAATTATAACTGGTGCGCAAGTGATTGGGCTCGCTGGATCGACAAGGTTTGACGTTTACGAGTGTGATTTCGGGTGGGGGAGACCAAAGAAGGTGGAGATAATCTCCATAGATAAGACTGGAGCAATTTCTTTGACACAGAGTAGAGATGGAAATGGAGGAATTCAGATTGGTTTGGCCTTAAGCAAGGATGAAATGGAAGCTTTTGCTTCTTTATTTGTTGATGGCCTGAAACACCTTCAATGATTTGTTTGCCGATCTAGAGAGCAGAATATAGCCTCTAGGGGAGAAGTCCGGTGAATCCAATTCAGTGGAGGCTGGTCTTCTTCAAGAAAATCTTTTGATAATATATTTGTAGTATTTAATCTTATTGCTGTGTTGGTttgtttattgttattttattttatttgttttcataATTATATCAGTTGGTTATTTTTTTATAGCACGTTGTTTAGTGTGTTGGTTAATTATTGGTTAGTTATGGATTTGCTGGAGCAAACCTTTAGGTACGTGGAGTATTATATGACATTTTATTATGTATTTATTCTTcaaatttattgaataaaaatagGGCTGAAAGAAAAATGGCGTTGTTGTTACAACATCAAGAAAATTTGATCAAAGTGTCCTATTTATCGTCTTCTTCACTTAATTTACTGTGTTTGATTGATTCTAGGTTTTTTATGTCTTGCACAAATTGTACATCTGacatttggtatcagagtcttACTTTTGTATGCCTAAGTACATGACGAGAAGAAGAAGCAATTCACCATCAAGTTCTAACAGGTCTGGCAGTGGCGATCTGACCGACACGATGGCATCACGAATGATGTCGCGATAAGGGAGTGTTACCCTCAGTACCCATTGCTCACCAAGAGCAACTATCCGGCATGGGCAATGAAAATGGAGGTGTATATGGAGGCTCAGGGCGTGTGGGAAGCCGTTACATCCGATGATCCTGTAGAACCACACAAAGATAAGATGGCATTGGCAGCCATATATCAGGAAATCACTGAAGAGACACTGTTGCAGCTTCGAGCAAAGAAGACAGCGAAGGAAGCATGGAATTCCTTGAAAACTATGCACCTCGACACGGCTCATGTGATGGAGGTGAAAGCACAAACTCTGATATGGGAGTTTAGAGCCTTCGCATGGATGATGACGAAGCCATTGATAATTTCGCCGGTAGGGTGTCTAGAGTCTTCAACAAGTTGCGTGGTCTTGGTGAAAAAATAGACGAAGAGTACATAGTGAAGAAGATGTTGCATGCAGTGTCACCAAAATTAATCCAAATTATCTTTACAATTGGGGAGTTTGGTGATCTGAAAAGCAAGATAATGGAGGAGGTGATTGGTTTACTTAAGGCTCATGAATCCAAATTACCTCTACAATTGAGGAGTTTGGTGATCTGAAGAGCAAGACAATGGAGGAGGTGATTGGTTCACTTAAGGCTCATGAAGAATGCCTACACAGCTGTGATATGAATGGAGGTGAGCATGTACTCCTAACACACGTGGAGTGGAAGGCGCACAAGAAGCTCGAGAGCTGGTTCACCCGAATAACATTTCGGTGGGTGTGATAATGGTGGCACTCGAGGACGCGGCTGCAGGCATGGCCATAGTGGTCCAAAGCATGGCCGTGGACGAGGACGCGGTAACGATGAGAATGGGCGATCTCCAAAATTTGACATAAAAAATGTACGGTGCTTTAATTGTAATGAGATGGGCATTTTGTGTCTAACTGCAATGCAaacaagaaagaagaaaaagttcaTCTTGCAGAAAAACAAGATGATAATGAGCCTGCACTATTCATGGTTGAGGCATGTGAGTTAGTACATTCTGATGACCCGACATCAATTGATGTTTTGTTGAATAAAGAGAAGGTAAAATATGAGTTTGGGAGTGAAGAATACAAGAGCAAAGTATAGTATCTTGACACTGGTACTAGTAATCATATGACAGGCTGTAAGAAAAATTTTGCTAAACTTGATAAAACTGTTCATGGCAAGGTGAGGTTCGGTGATGGATCAGTTGTGAACATCTGTGGCCGCAAAACCATGTTATTTCAATGTAAAAGTGAAAAACACATGGTACTCACAAATATTTATTACATACTAAAATTAAGAAGTATATTGTGAGTATTAGACAGCTGGATGAATATGGAGGAAAAACAGTGATTCAAAGAGGCTTTCTACATCTCTTTGACAAGCAAAGAAGATTGGTTGCAAAAGTGAGGAGATCCAAGAATAGGTTGTGTTTGGTGAATATTAAAAATGTATGGCTAGTGTGTCTTATGATTAGCTATAAGGAGGATGCGTGGCTCTGAcacgcctgtttcggtcacttAAATTTTCAGGCTTTTagaaatttactaatttaaaaaTGGTGGATGGAATGCCATACTTTGAACAGGTGAAGCAGTTGTGCAGTGAGTGTGTACTTGCTAAGCAGCACCGTGTCCCGTTTCCTTAATCAGCTAATTATCATGCTAGCAGACCATTAGAGCTGGTGCACGGCGACCTGTATGGGCCAATCACACCCACAACACTAGGAggtaaaaagtattttttattactaGTTAATGATTTCAACAGGTACATATAGATTGAGATGCTTAAAAGCAAAGATGAAGCGTTTGGGGCATTTAAGAAGGTAATGGCATGTGTAAAGAGGGAAGTAGAGCACAAGCTGAAAGTATTTCATAGTGATTGTAGTGGTGAGTTCATGTTGAAAGCTTTCATTGAACATTATGAGAAGCTTACATTTGATGGTCCCATACTCTCCTCAACAAAATGGTGTCATTGAGCGTCAAAATCAAACGATCATGGCAAAGACAAGGAGTCTCTTGAAGAGCAAAGAGATGTCTGCCATGTTTTGGGTAGAAGCAGCACGAACAACAGTCTATCTTTTGAACAGATCCTTGATGAAGAGTGTAGAAGGGATGATGCCCTATCAAGCCTAGTCAGGACAGAAGCCAATGTACAACACCTGCATGTGTTTGGAAGCCTAGCACATGTGAAAGACGTCTCTCCACATCTTAGAAAACTAGGAGGCAAAAGTATTACAATGGTCTTTATCAATTATGAACCCGAGTCTAAGGCCTACAGAGTTTATAATCCAAAGACAAGAAGAGTGCATGTGAGTAGAGATATCCTATTTGAAGAAGACAACCTATGGAGCTGGGAGTCCACTCCAAATGATATTGTATTCAGTTCAGCTGAAAAACTAACTATATATAATGAGTTTGGAGAAGGTGCAGAGAATGAAGCTAATCGCATCGCTCATCCTGATGCGCGATCTGAAGAAAACGTGAGCCCAACAAGGAGTGTGTCGTGGACACCAGTGAGCCGCGATCCGGAAAGGACGTGTCACGATTGCTCGGCAACTGCGATCCGGTGTTGGTGTGGAGTGATCCTACAAGGTGTGTACCGCCAATGTCGTCTTTCCTAAGTGAATTCATTTTTAGTTCAGGAGATACCCAGCGATATTGATCATTGCAA
This region of Manihot esculenta cultivar AM560-2 chromosome 10, M.esculenta_v8, whole genome shotgun sequence genomic DNA includes:
- the LOC110625279 gene encoding phenolic glucoside malonyltransferase 1, with amino-acid sequence MASPCSTKILDFCQVLPAYDSPESATEFSLPLTFFDMLWLKLPPVQRLFFYQLTDPSATPAFFNTVILPKLKHSLSLTLVHFLPLAGHLTWPPNLPKPFILYTPNDGVPFTVADSDADFDRLSSDNILNAVELHPYVPELPISDTMASLLALQITLFPNKGFSIGYSINHALLDGKSIIMFMKYWAHISKHGENGKQNSSMLLEELAPFYDRSGIEDPLELGNLYLSQWESLAESEPMSNPRSLKLLPQLGADIKRVRSTFHLTREEINKLKNKVLSQLENPIPLSTFVVTCAYVLVCMVKARGGDGSRMVWFTFAVDCRRRLDPPLPANYFGNCVAVHDVSTEARDIMEGNGFSSIAKRLSGVIEGLKKGLFQRAADMAPRLKNAIITGAQVIGLAGSTRFDVYECDFGWGRPKKVEIISIDKTGAISLTQSRDGNGGIQIGLALSKDEMEAFASLFVDGLKHLQ